A region from the Citrobacter telavivensis genome encodes:
- a CDS encoding HlyD family efflux transporter periplasmic adaptor subunit, translating into MDNIKRHLTWWVLGVLVVVAAGVWWVLRPAGVPEGFAASNGRIEATEVDIATKIAGRIDAILVNEGQFVRQGEVLAKMDTRVLQEQRLEAIAQIKEAESAVAAARALLEQRQSETRAAQSVVKQREAELDSVSKRHVRSRSLSQRGAVSAQQLDDDRAAAESARAALESAKAQVSATKAAIEAARTSIIQAQTRVDAAQATERRIVADIEDSELKAPRDGRVQYRVAEPGEVLAAGGRVLNMVDLSDVYMTFFLPTEQAGLLKIGGEARLVLDAAPDLRIPATISFVASVAQFTPKTVETSDERLKLMFRVKARIPPELLQQHLEYVKTGLPGMAWVRLNEQTPWPDSLAVRLPQ; encoded by the coding sequence ATGGACAACATTAAGCGTCATCTGACGTGGTGGGTTTTGGGCGTATTGGTGGTGGTTGCTGCCGGTGTGTGGTGGGTACTACGGCCCGCAGGCGTACCGGAAGGTTTTGCTGCCAGCAACGGTAGGATCGAGGCGACGGAAGTCGATATCGCGACCAAAATCGCCGGGCGTATTGATGCCATTCTGGTGAACGAAGGGCAGTTTGTTCGCCAGGGCGAGGTGTTGGCGAAGATGGATACCCGCGTGTTGCAGGAGCAACGGCTGGAAGCCATTGCGCAAATCAAAGAGGCCGAAAGCGCCGTGGCGGCTGCGCGGGCGCTGCTCGAACAGCGCCAGAGCGAAACCCGCGCCGCTCAGTCGGTGGTGAAACAGCGCGAAGCCGAACTGGATTCCGTCTCCAAACGTCACGTCCGTTCCCGCTCGCTCTCCCAGCGTGGCGCGGTATCGGCGCAACAACTGGATGACGATCGCGCCGCCGCCGAAAGCGCGCGCGCGGCACTGGAATCGGCAAAGGCGCAGGTCAGTGCGACGAAAGCGGCAATTGAAGCCGCGCGCACCAGCATTATTCAGGCACAAACCCGTGTCGACGCGGCACAGGCGACCGAACGACGAATTGTCGCGGACATCGAAGACAGCGAGCTTAAAGCTCCGCGTGATGGCCGGGTTCAGTACCGCGTGGCAGAACCCGGTGAAGTGCTGGCCGCGGGCGGTCGGGTGCTGAATATGGTCGATCTCAGCGATGTCTACATGACGTTCTTTCTGCCTACCGAACAGGCGGGTCTGCTGAAGATTGGCGGCGAAGCGCGTCTGGTGCTTGATGCCGCGCCGGATCTGCGCATTCCTGCCACCATCAGTTTCGTCGCCAGCGTCGCGCAGTTCACGCCGAAAACCGTCGAAACCAGCGATGAGCGTCTGAAGCTGATGTTTCGCGTCAAGGCGCGCATTCCTCCGGAATTACTCCAGCAGCATCTGGAATATGTCAAAACCGGATTGCCAGGTATGGCGTGGGTGCGGCTGAACGAACAGACTCCCTGGCCTGATTCGCTGGCGGTGAGGTTGCCGCAATGA